In Esox lucius isolate fEsoLuc1 chromosome 3, fEsoLuc1.pri, whole genome shotgun sequence, the sequence CAATACCAGAGTGGATGTAATTAGGTGAAGAAAGAATTGTTGGTGCAAATAAGAAGCTTTATTAAGTGGTAGGAATCGTCGCTCTAACCCTTAATGCCGGTCTTTAATAATCCAATCCAACTaatccaaacaaaacaaaatgtatgctaCGATTAAATTCAATGGACATTTTAAAAAGATCAAAAGCAATTCTACCAGTCTGTTTTGACAATAGGCTGTAATGATTTAGCCTTTTTAGCTAACATTCTAGTCAGCCCACTGGGAAAATGCCCTCATACCTGTAGTCCGATGACACACTGTCCAGCCTTCATCTTCTCATCATCAAATAGCCTCTCCTGTTTGTCGGCATACTTCACCCCGATGTCCACACGGGACTGGCAGCCCTTGGTCTTGGCCTGCAGAGGAAAGTGTTCAGGATATTTGTGGTCACAACACTATTCTGGATGATAACAACTGGATCACAGCTCAGTTCTGACATCGTGTTGAAGAAGGGGCACCATGTTTATTTCAGACATGTCTTTAGTCAGACATGAACAACACGATATCAAACCATCTATAcacaaattcacacaagttTCCGGTAAGCAGAAATACAGAAGTGTCTGTTCTCATAAGTTATGCAAGCTAAACATGTTATGTTGAGACAGTGTTACCGTGCCAGCGAGAGACAGCAGCGTGCTCTGGACCTGGGTCATGTTCCCATTCTCAAACAGGTCATTGGCTTCAAATATATCATGGGGCTTCAGGCCATACGTCTGGATGGCTTTTATGAAGTTGGTGATGTTCTCTAGCTGGAAACAGACAAGGGCATATGCGGACACCATGAGCAAAGAACTCAGTAATGACCTGAATGTCCAATATGGGAAGTTATAACCATAGTGGTTAACAAAAAGGAATAAGCCATTTAGATTTCAACAAAAAAAGGATCTGTCACACACTGACTTAAACTCTCCTATCACATTCTAACCCATGTACTCCTATATGCTCACTGATTGAAAGAAAATTACACCTTTAATAGGactctgcttttctgatatttaaaaagaaaaaaaccgCTCAGTCAACACAATAGCACAGACCTGTTCTCCAACTGTCAGACAACTTTGCGACAGTTAACGTGACAGTACATGTTGGCTCATGTAGTGACACTCCATATGGACGGAGACTCACCTGATGCCAGTTCATGGAGGACTTGTTGATCTTTTTCACAGAGCCAGGTTGAAGTTTGTTGATCAACCTAGGGAGGAGGTTTGGCTTTCTTAAGAGTGCAGAAACATACAAGCAACCGAAACAGCCAGGAGACTACGACTTTGGTTAAACCAAATGTATAGCTTTGTCAGTCAATAAAGAATTCTGTTACGCACAATGCATTGGACCCAGCCTCCACCCAGAAACTTACTCGCACAAGATGACACCGTTTTTCAGACCTTTCTGGAAGTCCTCCCCGATGACACATCCGGTCACATCCTCAATCCAGACCCTcagctcctcctctctctgaggGTCATACTTTCCTGCAATCTGGAAGGGGAAAAGTTCATCACAAACCAAACAATAACAACAGCCCTTAGAAGTAACAACCTCAAACACGCCAACTCTCGTTGGTTACGTCACAATTCTCATGGTGAGGAAGGTCAACTTCACACAACAGAACATGCGTTAAGTGGGTGCTATCCGGTTTTTGAAAGACTTTGAGCACTGAAACCTGGCAACATTGAGAAATCCAAGAGATCTTTGGATCCtaccatgaaaataaaatgccaCACTACTGTATAACATttagttatatttatttttcaaagccCTATATTTTCTAAGTAAATGTAATTCCTCAACATAAAACGTGGAGTGAAACTTCAAGCACatctaaataaaatacttttggttTGACTTCCTGGGAAATCTGGTCCTCTCATTATATACACTTCGTTTAACTGTGCCTAAATTAAAACCGTGACCGCTTTAATTGCCCACAAGACATCTGAAAGATGTCATTTTTAGACTATGCTTAAGTCAAGGAATCCATCCCGTGGTCATGGGTAATGATACTACCAGGACAGTTAGCTGAAGgagtttaaattaaatgaacaaGGACCATTCCtttctttaaaaatgcattaataaaATTTGCTCTTGTCTGGAATTGAGCAACTATGTGTCTGGGTAAACCATAATGCTGTGGGCCTATAGCCAAGGAGCAAAAACTCCTTGAATAACTTCTCACGTTGCTTTCTGACGTCACCTAAGACAGGAAATTCCAGAGCAAATGGACATCCTTCATTGGTATAAGAGGAAACCGACGGCTTTACATCAGCCCAGCGGTGCATGTGTCCTAAGGACCAGTGGAGGAATGGTGGACCCTTCACCCATATAAGGACTCAGCCAAGGAATCCAGATATTCAAGCAGCTGGTGGTCTGCAACATACATAGCTGAAGTCTCGAACACAGGACTTGagaatgttttgagtcagaCACTTaaccctgggggggggggggggggggggggcaactgtAAAGGCTGGGGTTGGAGTTGAAAGGGTCCCTTTTGCAGATCATTTCAATTACTGTTCTCATGTTACACTGTTATTAGCCTACACAGAAGGTTGTTACACAGAATTCACAAAGTAAACGTCCGATGGAACAATGCTGTACTATTAGAGAGGGTTCgtgtttttaaattgacaatGTGTAAGTTCCTCTGTGCAAACTTGCAAATATCCCCATTGGTCATTAGTGCTAGACAAGTATCCAAATCGTCACTGATTCAAATCCCAGAGACAAGGTGACAAATCAAGGTGCCATCGAGACAGGCACCTAACCGGTTCCAGAAACCGCAGCCTATTTGCCCTGTTACAGCAAATCCGTTTCAGTTGGTGTGTGTAAATTACCCACTACATTTGCACGTCACCAAGGCCGCAAACAAAATCCACCCTGCCAAGTTGTTTTCATGACATGACCTCATAGGATAGGGGCCGATAGAGACATTGGTGAATGAAATAccacacaaaagaaaataatatgtttCCTATGTAGCTAAACTGAATGTAGAGATTACAAATTGCCACAAGGACATTTACGTTGCCAATACGGGCAACGCCCATGTTCTTTTAAAGCGCTCCACCAAATGAAACCAACATGAAAGATTTGCTTATCCTTCAATGTCAAAGCAAACAGTTATCAAATAGATATACACAGTGCTAAGCTGGAAAAGCATAATACAATGAACACGTTTCTAATGCATTATTAAGGCAATTCCAAAAAGTCCCCATGTTGCCAGTTCCGCGTAAACTTCTCGTTTAGCATTACATCTTAGCCTACGTAGGCCAAAATACCCAGTCGCAATAAGTTGAACAGTACACCCAGTAGAGTGTTCCATGATAAAACTCTGCGTATGTTACAGTTAAACTGGGATGAAATTATCCACTTCTAGTGTAGTTTAGGAGCGATAAATTAAAGCGGACTCAAGTTCCGACGTGAAGGCGCCTCTTTTGCATCTGACCGATTTCATCAACAAAATGATAACCCGCGTAAACATAGGGCATATGAAATTGTGTGAATCCATGTAGTTGAGGGATATTGTTTGGGTCTTCAAATCTGTCAGGCAGGTAAATAATTTAGATTTTCCGGGAAAACTTACCTTGCTTTTGACTTCCGCAGAAAACCCGTAGGCAGGACCTCTGTTAAAAGATGCGCCAGACATGATTATAAACTATTTACTGTGGTTTTAATAAGTTACTTAATCACTCTATTGGGGGAAAGAAGTTTATTATATTTGTATCTTCCAAACTAACTCCGGAGTGCACTAAATACTTCCTTTCTTTTTGTGGCGACCAATAAAAACGCTTAAACGAATTTGTACGCTTCGTTAATCCGGCTATAAGCtccacctttctctttctctagtTCGTTGTGATTGATATCAAAAAGTCCTTATATGGAAGGAAAGTCCCAAATTCCTGAATGGTGGGAGTAGGCCATCCCATGGTCCCACCCCGCGTTCCAGACGTGCAGTTAATTAGTTGAGTCACCGTCGGGAACTGTCGGAGGAATTACCtaagtgaagaaaaaaaaaccaTCGAGCTACTACATGAATGACGTAATGATACTATtcctaaataaaacaaatgggCTGGTTTCGCGGACACGGATTATGCCAAGCActggacaaaaaaatctaactcGAGATTCTCCAGACAATGTCCTCAAAATCTGCCCTTTGTGTTGAGGAACCCTGGACAAGTGTTTTGGCCTTTTATGGAATTTTGAGAACGTTAATAACCTCAGCCAATGCTACATCCAAatgagaaaatgacaaaaaaaatcataatctAATTTAGCCTATTAGACAAATTATCAAGAAATCATGTCACAACATGGTTACTTATTTTTGCGACAATAACTGTAGCGTCCTTAGTATAAAAGTTGAATCCAACCGTTTCACTTGATTGGTTCAATGTTATACACAACACAAAGAGAGCAGGGTGTAAAACGAACGGGTCCGGGGACAAGGTGGCATCTGGTGAAACAGGTCATATATGTTCCATAGCTCCAGGCAGAAAAAGCTTTATCAGCAGCAAACCCGGGTCCTAACTCCGTTATCAGGGCTGTGGAGTCCGGGGTGGTGGTGAGGTCGTCCATGTGCCTTTCCTTTGCTGCTGCATCCATGCAGGATGGTGTTGGCAGAACGCAATAACTCGGTCATTGCCCTCGGGCAAGAAAAGGGTGGGAAAACCACAGGGCCATGAATCTGGTATATGAACCACAACAGAATTAAGAGATGAGTGATTAATCGAATGCCATAAAGGCAACAGTTTCGATTTGGACCAGGGATCGGGGCCTTGTCCGGCTGATGTCTCGGTGCGCCTGGAGATTGATGTGCCTCCGGAAAATAACGTGTAGTTAAAATACGTGGCCATTTGCATTTTCTTGCTATGTGTATGTATTATGTtgcttaatttaatttaaaaaaggatCACTTCCCTAGTTATTGGCGAGTTCAGACACTGGCTTTTGAGGGAAGTGACGTAGGACCAATTATGCTTCTTAAGGATAAGTCGTGGTGTCTCCACAAGAGCAACAATTTATTGACAAGATTAGCCTCGGGGATGACGACTGAGAATAGGTTCTGCCGGGTGACTGGAGTGACTCGGCACCGAGATGGTCTGCAAGGCAAGCAGAGACGCTCGATTAAATTAAACCTGTATCAGTGTTTACGTCATTTTTGTATTCCATGGTCAAACGATGTTACATACCGGTCTTAGGAACTGTACCTAAACCTACAACTACAGCGTGATCACCCTCACAGGTACGCTTCCACTTTTCACAACCAGAAATGACTGTGAACTCAGGATGCACGCCGTAAATAAAGCCATCTATTTTAATGCTTCCCAGCCGAAGTTCCGGTCAGTAGAACGGACGTGGCTTGAGTTGTTGCAGTTTAAATGACGAGTGAAATGTACATATGTACAGCATATTTATACATATGTAATTATGCCATGACAGACATTACCAAACCCACAGAAACATTTAGAATGTCTGCATCACTGCAAAAACAAGTGAAGTGCACCCCCACGAGGATAAATAGAGAAGACAATGAGAACCATATTCTACCCACATTAGACATGGCACAcgctttaaaaatgtattaacggCAAGTTGGCAacttaaatacaatttaaaaacaaattggcCTTAAGACACATAAGAGCAGAGGGTTTAGATCACTTTATTTTCAAACGAATGAGAGATGTTAAACACCGAACTAATAAAGATGTCCTAGTCAAAGCTGACCAGATCCTCATCATTCCTCTTTAGCGTTTCTTTATTGCGAGCTGTGTTTGAGTGATGTCTCATTGTCTGCAATTTACCCATACTGGCTGGATCAGTGTTCGCTAAGGACCATTGCTTAGAAAAAAATGGTGCATATTAATTCCAGCTTTATCAGACACAGAATTTGGAATCGTTTCACATATAAACCTAGTTCCAATGATAGGTGCATTATATGGAAGCAAATCCAGATTTGACAAAGGCACATTGGTAGGGATGAATGTAGTGGCGAAGTCTGTCCATGTACTAGTCCTCCATCTCAAGTAATGTTAAGTGGAGAACAGTGGCAATGCAagacaagaaaaacaaaaggatAGGACTTCTCCGATACATCGTCAATTTCTGCAACATGGAAAACGTTAATGTATGATAGTACCACATTGCCGTCTGAGGATTTTTCAATAGTAAAGCTTATGAAACAATTTTTCTATTCACCATATTGCATGCTTCTTAATGAGTAGAACACTTCTGCAAAaccaaacaattaaaataactcCGGGAACTTGGACAAGAGAGACGTCCAAACTGTACAAATATTGAAACTATCAGGTGTTGTAACTTTCCGGTAGATGTACCTTGATTCTGTCAATTATAAAATGACAGAAGTGGTTTACCTCAGTAAAAGGGTAAATCCATATCAAGTGTTGTTGAGaccatttaatatttttgtcaaaCCAAAAACGAAATGATTGCAAAGTTAAACTTAACATGCACAAGGACAACttcatttcacagaaaacatgaaaaacctACACCTTGTTATCACAAACCTTTGCATTTCTACTGTTATTCAAGTAAAGTTATTTAGTCAACATTTTCAGTGAAACTTAAAATTTAAACCTAATCTTCGTGCATATATTTGTCAGGTTCAACTTTGCAACCATTGGTTTGTTTGACATGTTAAAGTGAAAACAATTGGTCAAGATCACTGTTAATGGATCTGCCCATGACTAAATACACAAGTGTCATTTTTGAACATTTACTAAGGCTGGTCAATAATGAAAAACTTGCCATGAAATTCCATAAGGCAAAATGATAGCTAAAGGAATGGTAACAAGTATAGTTCCAGCAtacaaacatttccattttctAGTCCTCACATTTTTCTTGTCCACACACTGTTGATATTTTCGTTCACATTTTCTGCTTGAGTGAAGATTGTTGGGGAATAAGGAACGAAATGCAcaatcacatttacaaataagcaaattaaatagtaacaaaaaagttttttttgatTGAATTTGTTTGCAGAACATCCTGTGTGGATTTATTTTATGATGGCAAGAGTACTGAGTGgttaggagagacagagagggagagagagacagacagagagcaggagaggGCTGGAGTATGGAATGTTGGATAGATCGGCCAACCAAAAATAAGATTGTGCAAAACAACAGGGCGTCTTATGCCTTGCAGAACAGGTCAACAGTATGTGATGCAAACAGAAAAGCTCTacaggttgttgttgttttcttacaTCTGTTTTGATAAACCtctcaaaaacaaataaacaaacagaaaaggtaaaataaatagaTGCATaagacatttcatatattttttttttaatgtcacaTAAAGCTTCTTGTAACTGCCAAATGGGAGCCAGTATTTCAATTTCTGGACACATTCGGCTTTACCTGTGCTAGATCAACCCTTTCAGCACCCTCTGAGCACACAAGAGTGCCCTGTGCCTGGACCGCCCTGCTAATCCCCAGCCAACCCCCAACCAGAACCCTCGCTTGCAGTTCCTTGTTAGTAGCAGCACTCTGCAAACAGGGGAATATCTTTCCtgcaactttattttttttcctttttgaaaAATAGAACCTAAACAGCTTTGACAAACTGCACTTGTTCTTTATTATTGAAACCCTCAATCGATTATCTCTGAGAGGGAGGCATTGAGGGAGTTAGCGGTTCTGACTTTCCCCAACTCAGTGGGCAATAATTGAGTTTTCCTTCCTCTGTCAAGCGACAGAGACACCAGATCTCCTTAGTCTAGGCAAACATACGGCAGGATGTTCAGTTTGCTCTCATCCCCGTGTGGATCCAAAGATATGCACGCGGTCCAGTCGTACCAAGTGCCCTTGGTGTCATGGCAACCGTTGACCCCGTGCCAGTGCTCTGTGTGTACTTTGCGGAGGTCCTCCTCAGTCACCTCCCGGCTCACCCCTGGCATGTCCGTTACCGAGCCGTCCAGCTGCAAGACGTGCACCCCGCGCCGCGCCTCCCTGACGTCGCTCTCCTCCCGTTTCAGGTACTCCGACATGAAAAAGTGGGCGCCAGGGCCTTGCACCCCGGACGACGTCAGCACGTTGCTCTGGAGGTCTAGGTAGGACTGGATGATCTCATTTCGAGACAGCTCTTTCCAGTTAGTCTGTTGGAAGGGGCTGGGCACGGGGGGCTGCTGAGGAGTGGGCAGGTCAGTCCTCGGCCGGGGCTCAGCGGGCCTCGGGGATTCCTCCACCTGAGAGGGTTCTTTGTGCACACTGGACTTGATCTGCCCGGTCACAGGGTCAAACGTTAGCCTGCGCTCTTTTAAACGCACAGGCTTCGTTTTGTCCTCCGCGTCCGGGCCCTGCAGGTTCACAGAGAAGTCCCTGGACCTGTACTTCTTCCTCTTTTTGCGGTCCGAGCTCGACGCGGCCACCTCCGCCTCTGCCCTGACCACCACCACTGAGGAGGAGGGTCTGTGGAGCTCCGCGCTCTCAGAGCTGTGTGGGGTAGACTGGGAGGCGGGGGGGAAGACAGGCTGAGCCTCCGGTGCTACGGTGCTGTGCGGGGGCTGGGCCAAGCTCGGCCAGTGCATTGCTGTCCTATGGGCCGGGGGCAGCGGCCCGTCCACATGAGACACTTGGGCCGGGGACATTAAAGGCAGGGACAAAGGCAAGCGAGGGCTCCGGGCCGGGCTCGGGATGGCCCCTTTCGGGGCGTACGTCGATGAGCGCTTTGACGTGGCCTCCGGCTTCGCGCTCCGCGGACTCCGGGGACTTGAGGACAGGCTGCGGGGGCTCTTGGCCTGATATTGTCCCCCTCCTCCTTCATCCAACCTCGCCTGCTGCTGTAGCACAGCAGTCTTGAGTAAAGAGGAAGTGCTAGGTAGTTTGGCGAGGCCCGGGGAGCTCGGATGAGGCTTTACAGCGTTGATGGGGATCCTACTGTGTTTGTCATTTTCCAGGTGGTCCGTCCGGGCCCTGTCCGCTGAAGGGTCGGCCTGCGTGTCCAGGCCAGCCTCAGGGCTTCCTGCAATACCGTTTGTGGGTGGCGGCGGATCAGAGTTGTGCAAAGGCTCATGGGAGGACAGCTTTGGGATTTTGGCCGGCAACTGCggcctctccctctgctcccctttACGCTTCCTACCGCTCGACTTCTCTGCTTTGGGCGAGTCGGTGTAGTGGACGTCATTTGTGGTCTTGGCCTCGGGGACACCCTTGCCCGCACAAGAGACATCTGGGGGGGGAACGTCAGTCCGACAGGGGTGGGCGCTGCCATTTGCAGAGCCCGGGACATTAGCTGTCGCTCGCGATGGCGTTTCATTTTGCCCTGGCTCGATCAACTTCTGCCAACTTCGCAATAGCTTCTTGGCACGCTTGGCAAGGTCTTTGTCCTTGGTCTCTTTTCTCACATCATTGATCAGTTTCCCCAAGCGAGTTTCCTAAGTTGGTCATAAAAAAGGTGGTCATTGATACCAGAAACACTGGAAagggaaagacaaaaacaaaactaaactaaaaaacACAACGCTTTGGATTTTtgacaaaatatgacaaaggcaTAGTTTCCTTAACATTCAAACTGTACCTCAATTCTAAATGCATTCCAACATTCTTACATAAGTATTAAAAGAACTGCCAACTATACAGGACTTTCCTGCTGTCTCCTCTGTTTTGGAACAGTTGTCACATTTGATAACACAAACACTTAActttttcataaaaaaacagaaatggaaaGAGAAGAGGGTGGTGGAACACAGACAAGCAGTCAGGCAGCCTAACTTTAAGAATACCAATATAATTTACCTCAAGTGCTTCTTTGGTGATAGGGAACTTCTCCAAATATGTGATAACTTCTAATACTGCAACCATATTGCGAATCTGCTGGAAGGAGCACAAGATTATCAATTTAAGCTTGTATTCAGAGCAACTAACAGGAACAATTTACGCTAAGTGCTTTGCTCTAcggcatacattttttaaaattatttatttacctaGTCAGTACTGGGATTAGTTCTGATTATAACTTTTCTTTACTGACCAAACAATCTTGACCAATAGGCAATTTGTTGCCCAGTTAAAAGTAGCATTGCCAATTATAAGTAACACTTTTGTTTGTAACAACTGGATTCTTAGAGCTGAATGCTATGCTAGCTACCAACTTACCAAGTTAAAACATGTTGGTTGGGTACCTATAGAGATTAACTTGTACATTTAACATAAGCAATACTGTCAAATGAAATTCACTGACTATGGCACCTTGACAACTACTGTGGctttagaaagtattcagacccctttacctTCTCAATGTTGTTGTATTAGACTGAATTTATaacatgtgaaatgtatttctgctatcaatctacacacacacaccatatgtGCATGTGCTTCATCAAACGACAAAAATCTAACTATTAGCCTGAATGCCAGCACTGTCTgccgaaaacaaggacattctCATCAcatggctaataccatccctatggtggAGCaaggtggtgggagcatcatgctatggggatgcttctcagttgCAGGGATTGGGTGACTG encodes:
- the crsp7 gene encoding mediator of RNA polymerase II transcription subunit 26 isoform X1, translating into MTTASATPQQMRDRLLQAIDSHSNQIRNMVAVLEVITYLEKFPITKEALEETRLGKLINDVRKETKDKDLAKRAKKLLRSWQKLIEPGQNETPSRATANVPGSANGSAHPCRTDVPPPDVSCAGKGVPEAKTTNDVHYTDSPKAEKSSGRKRKGEQRERPQLPAKIPKLSSHEPLHNSDPPPPTNGIAGSPEAGLDTQADPSADRARTDHLENDKHSRIPINAVKPHPSSPGLAKLPSTSSLLKTAVLQQQARLDEGGGGQYQAKSPRSLSSSPRSPRSAKPEATSKRSSTYAPKGAIPSPARSPRLPLSLPLMSPAQVSHVDGPLPPAHRTAMHWPSLAQPPHSTVAPEAQPVFPPASQSTPHSSESAELHRPSSSVVVVRAEAEVAASSSDRKKRKKYRSRDFSVNLQGPDAEDKTKPVRLKERRLTFDPVTGQIKSSVHKEPSQVEESPRPAEPRPRTDLPTPQQPPVPSPFQQTNWKELSRNEIIQSYLDLQSNVLTSSGVQGPGAHFFMSEYLKREESDVREARRGVHVLQLDGSVTDMPGVSREVTEEDLRKVHTEHWHGVNGCHDTKGTWYDWTACISLDPHGDESKLNILPYVCLD
- the cnn2 gene encoding calponin-2, producing the protein MSGASFNRGPAYGFSAEVKSKIAGKYDPQREEELRVWIEDVTGCVIGEDFQKGLKNGVILCELINKLQPGSVKKINKSSMNWHQLENITNFIKAIQTYGLKPHDIFEANDLFENGNMTQVQSTLLSLAGTAKTKGCQSRVDIGVKYADKQERLFDDEKMKAGQCVIGLQMGTNKCASQAGMNAYGTRRHLYDPKAHILPPMDNSTISLQMGTNKGASQAGMTAPGTRRAIYDQKLGTDKCDNSTMSLQMGSNSGANQSGQNFGLGRQIYDAKYCPKNEGEDVENGARPDYVPDYQDEGYQEFKEDAVPMYQEEGTDY
- the crsp7 gene encoding mediator of RNA polymerase II transcription subunit 26 isoform X2; translated protein: MTTASATPQQMRDRLLQAIDSHSNIRNMVAVLEVITYLEKFPITKEALEETRLGKLINDVRKETKDKDLAKRAKKLLRSWQKLIEPGQNETPSRATANVPGSANGSAHPCRTDVPPPDVSCAGKGVPEAKTTNDVHYTDSPKAEKSSGRKRKGEQRERPQLPAKIPKLSSHEPLHNSDPPPPTNGIAGSPEAGLDTQADPSADRARTDHLENDKHSRIPINAVKPHPSSPGLAKLPSTSSLLKTAVLQQQARLDEGGGGQYQAKSPRSLSSSPRSPRSAKPEATSKRSSTYAPKGAIPSPARSPRLPLSLPLMSPAQVSHVDGPLPPAHRTAMHWPSLAQPPHSTVAPEAQPVFPPASQSTPHSSESAELHRPSSSVVVVRAEAEVAASSSDRKKRKKYRSRDFSVNLQGPDAEDKTKPVRLKERRLTFDPVTGQIKSSVHKEPSQVEESPRPAEPRPRTDLPTPQQPPVPSPFQQTNWKELSRNEIIQSYLDLQSNVLTSSGVQGPGAHFFMSEYLKREESDVREARRGVHVLQLDGSVTDMPGVSREVTEEDLRKVHTEHWHGVNGCHDTKGTWYDWTACISLDPHGDESKLNILPYVCLD